A portion of the Pedobacter cryoconitis genome contains these proteins:
- a CDS encoding TonB-dependent receptor, whose product MVKQLLSLIFILFLSTSLYAQHTGNIKGRITTSDGTVADGVTVKLKGTTFGAITEENGSYSIRKVPAGQYTLVVSAIGLYPKEKQITVTKETVIADFSLNENKSQLKDVQISTNKKYKVEKVSSSLRLQTKLLELPQNIKVVTSQLMADQMAFDIVDGVTRNVSGAVRVGHWDAQYANIYMRGFSIPGFRNGMNLKTPWGPLADDAATIDRIEFVKGPAGFMMANGEPGGLYNIVTKKPTGTNQSSVSLSAGGYNLARAAVDLDTKLSADGKLLFRLNVAAQTKGSFNKFNYNDKYVIAPVISYQIDSNTKVTAEYTHQHVEALALGNYGFSPKGFGDTDPGFFVGDPSLDPNKLNDHNVTLYLNHKFNKDWTFNAQAAYLNYSLLGGTPWPSTIAANGDMRRGLSISEELAINKNIQLSLQGQFKTGEVVHTVLGGIDMGNLKTWGDFSSVSQPDLQLAGNATFNIYNPVYGIPTANIPLFDRSRSIQVRSGANTYATNSTYTGAYLQDELRFLDEKLRLTLAGRFTHAETVGKTNATQMSDNAFTPRVGLSYSITKDFSAYTLYDQSFIPQSQASRSATGDVFKPVTGNNIEFGLKKDWFGGKWNSTFSMYKITKKNVLTPDPAYPLGDPNNFMVQLGEVQSKGIEFDLVGEVAEGLNLTLNYAYTDPKVTRDENKDPARNATGTYLANTAKHITNGWLSYRYRNANSIFDGIGFSGGYQMLLNRYAGSGPTQTPFADYIRFDAGISYVKGKFSITGLVSNLLDKKLFTQGSYTKLAKETATSVSYYTYIYEVPRNGRISVKYNF is encoded by the coding sequence ATGGTAAAACAATTACTTTCATTAATTTTCATCTTATTTTTAAGTACTAGCCTTTACGCGCAGCATACTGGAAACATCAAAGGTAGAATCACTACTTCGGATGGAACTGTGGCCGATGGGGTAACTGTAAAATTAAAGGGTACTACTTTTGGTGCAATTACTGAAGAGAATGGTTCTTATTCAATCAGGAAAGTACCAGCAGGGCAATATACGCTTGTTGTTTCTGCTATTGGCCTATATCCTAAAGAAAAACAAATTACAGTGACTAAGGAAACTGTAATCGCTGACTTCTCTTTGAATGAGAACAAGTCACAGTTGAAGGATGTTCAGATTTCTACCAATAAAAAATATAAAGTAGAAAAGGTCTCTTCTTCTTTACGTTTACAAACAAAGTTATTAGAGTTACCTCAAAATATTAAAGTTGTTACCAGTCAGCTGATGGCAGACCAAATGGCTTTTGATATTGTTGACGGTGTAACCAGAAACGTAAGTGGTGCCGTAAGGGTTGGCCACTGGGATGCGCAGTATGCAAACATTTATATGCGTGGTTTCTCTATTCCGGGATTCCGTAATGGGATGAATTTAAAAACCCCATGGGGCCCGCTTGCAGATGATGCAGCTACAATTGACCGGATTGAATTCGTGAAGGGCCCTGCCGGTTTTATGATGGCAAATGGTGAGCCGGGTGGTCTTTACAATATCGTTACTAAAAAACCTACGGGTACGAATCAAAGTTCTGTTAGCCTGAGTGCTGGTGGATATAACCTTGCACGTGCTGCGGTAGATTTGGATACCAAGCTTTCTGCTGATGGTAAATTGTTGTTTCGCTTAAACGTAGCTGCGCAAACTAAAGGCAGTTTCAATAAGTTCAACTACAATGATAAGTATGTAATTGCACCTGTAATCAGCTATCAGATTGATAGCAATACCAAAGTTACTGCTGAATATACACACCAGCATGTAGAGGCATTAGCATTGGGTAACTACGGATTCTCTCCGAAAGGATTTGGTGATACCGATCCTGGCTTCTTTGTTGGAGATCCTTCATTAGATCCGAATAAGCTGAATGACCATAACGTTACCCTTTATTTAAATCATAAATTCAATAAAGACTGGACATTTAACGCACAGGCAGCCTACCTGAATTACTCCTTATTAGGAGGTACACCATGGCCATCTACGATCGCTGCTAACGGTGATATGAGAAGAGGCTTAAGCATCAGTGAAGAATTAGCAATCAATAAAAATATCCAGTTAAGCTTACAAGGCCAGTTCAAAACAGGTGAAGTTGTACACACAGTTTTAGGTGGTATTGATATGGGTAACTTAAAAACCTGGGGTGACTTTTCGAGTGTTTCACAACCAGATCTTCAGTTGGCTGGTAATGCTACTTTTAATATTTACAATCCTGTTTATGGGATTCCAACTGCTAACATTCCATTATTTGACAGGTCAAGAAGTATTCAGGTAAGATCGGGTGCAAATACTTATGCAACCAATTCAACTTATACCGGAGCCTATTTACAAGATGAATTGCGTTTCCTGGATGAGAAATTGCGTTTGACATTAGCAGGCCGTTTTACCCATGCAGAAACAGTTGGTAAAACCAATGCGACACAAATGTCAGACAATGCCTTTACCCCGAGAGTGGGCTTAAGTTATTCCATCACTAAAGATTTCTCTGCTTATACCTTATACGACCAAAGCTTTATCCCTCAATCTCAAGCTTCGAGATCAGCAACCGGAGACGTCTTTAAACCCGTAACAGGTAATAATATTGAATTTGGATTGAAAAAAGACTGGTTTGGCGGAAAATGGAACTCCACATTCTCTATGTATAAAATCACAAAGAAAAATGTCTTAACTCCTGACCCGGCATACCCTCTTGGAGATCCAAATAACTTCATGGTACAATTAGGTGAAGTTCAATCTAAAGGTATTGAATTTGACTTAGTAGGAGAAGTAGCAGAAGGCTTAAACTTAACCCTGAACTATGCTTACACAGATCCAAAAGTAACCAGAGATGAGAACAAAGATCCGGCAAGAAATGCTACTGGAACTTACCTGGCGAATACAGCTAAGCACATTACTAACGGATGGTTATCATACCGATACAGAAATGCAAACTCGATATTTGACGGAATTGGATTCTCAGGTGGTTACCAAATGCTATTAAACCGTTACGCAGGATCAGGACCTACTCAAACCCCATTTGCAGATTATATCCGTTTCGATGCAGGTATATCTTACGTAAAAGGTAAATTCTCCATCACAGGTTTAGTAAGTAACTTGTTGGATAAAAAACTATTCACTCAAGGTTCTTATACTAAACTAGCAAAAGAAACAGCGACATCAGTTTCTTATTACACTTACATTTATGAAGTACCTAGAAACGGAAGAATCAGTGTTAAATACAACTTCTAA
- a CDS encoding FeoA family protein, whose protein sequence is MKLSQLNPGERGTIVAFTDLEMSVKLMEMGCLPGEVVEVERFAPLGDPMAIRVAGYQLCLRKNEASVIIIS, encoded by the coding sequence ATGAAACTTTCGCAGTTAAATCCAGGAGAACGTGGCACTATTGTAGCCTTTACAGATTTAGAAATGTCAGTAAAACTAATGGAAATGGGCTGTTTGCCTGGAGAAGTTGTGGAAGTTGAACGTTTTGCACCACTAGGTGACCCCATGGCAATACGCGTTGCCGGATACCAATTATGTTTACGTAAAAACGAAGCTTCTGTTATTATAATTTCTTAG
- the feoB gene encoding ferrous iron transport protein B codes for MATTLKIALVGNPNTGKSTLFNLLTGLNQKIGNFPGITVDKKTGFCKLSATQQAEIIDLPGTYSLYPKSRDESIVFQVLADKKNSSHPDLIVLVADATNLRRNLLLYSQVADLRIPVVLALNMTDMATKEGINVNIDELSSRLGIQVVAISARSKTGLDALKQAIANTTAIPTQVDGTDVNVLAPAAINESKTLLDTDNDYFALQILHQHEHLEIYTAQQHSQFEQIKKAHEFESSKLQAAETIARYRYLSTILSGVIEDTGASKKFAFSDKIDSVLTNRFWGFFIFLFILFFIFNAIFSWSAYPMSLIEGAFGWIAKTGHEYLPDGVLTNLLLDGVVAGLGGIIVFIPQIAILFALISILEDTGYMARVTFMMDKIMRKFGMSGKSVVPMIGSFACAVPSIMSARNIENWKDRIITIMVSPLVSCSARLPVYTLLISLIIPDTKLLGFISMQALALMGMYLISIIAAVTVAFVMKFMIKATEKSYFIMELPVYRMPRWSNVLFTMYEKSKTFVFEAGKVIIAISIVLWVMATYGPSEKFEQIETKYAKIEMQKDSVQISTLERDKSAEKLENSYAGILGRSIEPVIKPLGFDWKIGIALITSFAAREAFVGTMATIYSVDNGEENPGTIRDKMREARNPETGLPVFTFATGFALMLFYAFAMQCMSTVAVVYRETKSWKWPLIQTVYMTAMAYVASLIAYQFLK; via the coding sequence TTGGCTACTACACTGAAAATTGCGTTAGTTGGTAATCCGAATACAGGAAAATCAACACTATTTAACTTACTAACCGGATTGAACCAGAAGATCGGTAACTTCCCCGGTATCACTGTTGATAAGAAAACTGGTTTCTGCAAACTCTCCGCCACACAACAGGCCGAAATAATCGATCTGCCAGGAACCTACAGCTTATATCCAAAAAGCAGAGACGAAAGTATCGTATTTCAAGTATTAGCCGATAAAAAAAACTCAAGCCATCCAGACCTCATTGTATTGGTCGCCGACGCAACTAACCTGCGCAGGAACCTGCTCCTTTACTCACAAGTAGCAGACTTACGTATTCCAGTCGTACTCGCACTGAATATGACTGACATGGCTACCAAAGAAGGCATCAATGTCAATATTGATGAACTCTCTTCACGCCTCGGCATCCAGGTTGTTGCCATCTCTGCCAGAAGTAAAACAGGCCTTGACGCACTAAAACAAGCTATTGCCAATACCACTGCTATCCCTACACAAGTAGACGGAACTGACGTTAATGTACTGGCTCCAGCCGCTATTAATGAAAGCAAAACCCTCCTTGATACCGATAACGACTACTTTGCACTGCAAATTCTGCATCAGCACGAGCATCTTGAAATCTATACCGCTCAGCAACATTCGCAATTCGAGCAAATTAAAAAAGCACACGAATTCGAATCCTCCAAACTACAGGCAGCAGAAACCATTGCCCGTTACAGATACTTAAGTACCATATTATCCGGCGTTATCGAAGATACCGGCGCCTCCAAAAAATTTGCATTCAGTGATAAAATAGACTCGGTTCTGACCAACCGTTTCTGGGGATTCTTCATCTTCCTGTTTATCCTGTTCTTTATTTTTAATGCGATCTTTTCATGGTCTGCCTATCCAATGAGCCTCATTGAAGGTGCCTTTGGCTGGATTGCGAAAACAGGACACGAATACCTTCCCGACGGAGTATTAACCAACCTTCTTTTAGACGGGGTAGTTGCCGGACTAGGCGGGATTATTGTATTTATCCCTCAGATTGCCATTCTGTTTGCACTGATTTCCATCCTGGAAGATACCGGCTATATGGCCAGGGTAACCTTTATGATGGATAAGATCATGCGAAAGTTTGGAATGAGCGGGAAGTCAGTCGTACCGATGATCGGTAGTTTCGCCTGTGCCGTTCCCTCTATTATGAGTGCACGGAATATTGAAAACTGGAAAGACAGGATCATTACTATTATGGTTTCCCCCTTAGTCAGCTGCTCAGCAAGGCTTCCGGTTTATACCTTACTTATCTCCCTGATTATTCCTGACACCAAACTACTTGGCTTTATCAGTATGCAGGCACTGGCCCTGATGGGCATGTACCTGATCAGCATCATTGCTGCGGTTACCGTAGCTTTCGTGATGAAATTTATGATTAAGGCAACAGAAAAATCTTACTTTATTATGGAGCTGCCTGTTTACAGAATGCCAAGATGGAGTAACGTCCTGTTCACCATGTATGAAAAATCTAAAACCTTCGTATTTGAAGCAGGTAAGGTGATTATTGCAATATCTATAGTCTTATGGGTGATGGCAACCTACGGCCCCTCAGAGAAATTCGAGCAGATAGAAACGAAATACGCTAAAATAGAAATGCAAAAAGACAGTGTACAGATCAGTACGCTCGAAAGAGATAAATCAGCTGAAAAGCTGGAAAACTCTTACGCAGGGATTCTGGGCAGAAGTATTGAACCAGTTATTAAACCTTTGGGATTTGACTGGAAGATTGGTATTGCACTGATTACCTCATTCGCTGCCCGCGAAGCCTTTGTAGGCACGATGGCTACGATTTATAGTGTTGATAACGGAGAAGAAAACCCAGGTACTATACGGGATAAAATGAGAGAGGCGAGAAATCCGGAAACCGGGTTGCCAGTCTTTACCTTTGCCACCGGATTTGCCCTGATGCTGTTTTACGCTTTCGCCATGCAATGTATGAGTACTGTCGCAGTTGTTTACCGCGAAACGAAATCGTGGAAATGGCCGTTGATCCAAACCGTATATATGACCGCTATGGCCTATGTAGCCAGTTTAATCGCTTATCAGTTTTTGAAGTAA
- a CDS encoding SprT-like domain-containing protein, with protein sequence MEKVDVLAQYMPPEAAPVIAKWIDYFQCEFKISKSRATKLGDYRHPFKELGHKISVNNNLNRYAFLVTTVHEFAHLLTWNDHKNKVKPHGGEWKHNFKRMMTPFLEQQVFPEDLQKAISTYLTNPSASSCTDLSLSRALKKYDGTLDHSRLEELPQHTIFTIKDGRRFKKGEKLRKRFRCECLDNGNTYLFSPLAEVIVSATGT encoded by the coding sequence GTGGAAAAAGTTGATGTTTTAGCACAGTATATGCCCCCTGAAGCAGCTCCCGTGATTGCTAAATGGATCGACTACTTTCAATGCGAATTTAAGATCTCTAAAAGCAGGGCGACCAAACTCGGTGACTACAGACACCCTTTTAAAGAACTGGGACATAAAATCTCTGTCAATAATAACCTGAACCGGTATGCCTTCCTGGTGACTACAGTGCATGAATTTGCACACCTGTTAACCTGGAATGATCATAAAAATAAGGTCAAGCCGCACGGTGGGGAATGGAAACACAACTTTAAAAGAATGATGACGCCCTTTCTGGAGCAGCAAGTTTTCCCTGAAGACCTGCAAAAAGCCATTAGTACCTATTTAACAAACCCTTCCGCATCCAGCTGTACCGACTTAAGCCTCTCCAGAGCCCTTAAAAAGTATGACGGTACACTTGACCACTCCCGATTAGAAGAACTCCCCCAGCATACCATATTTACTATTAAAGACGGCCGCAGATTCAAAAAAGGGGAGAAGCTTAGAAAACGTTTCAGATGCGAATGCCTGGATAATGGCAATACTTATTTATTTAGCCCTTTAGCCGAAGTTATTGTATCTGCAACAGGTACATAA
- a CDS encoding alpha-ketoacid dehydrogenase subunit alpha/beta, protein MHFDRKEKDDETLLSLYKRLLYPRMVEEKMLILLRQGQIGKWFSGIGQEAIAVGAALAMNAEEYILPMHRNLGVFTSRDIPLRNLMAQWQGKMTGFTKGRDRSFHFGTQEFKIIGMISHLGPQLALADGIALADLIAEKKQATLVFTGEGATSEGDFHEAVNVASVWNLPVIFLVENNGYGLSTPINEQFNCNDLVDKAIGYGIEGIQIDGNNVLEVFDTITEITKNIRANPRPVLLECLTFRMRGHEEASGTKYVPPHLFEQWAEKDPVKNFERYLFEQGILTDKLLQEIKTGFKTELDQEVEQAFKDADPEPSAVTELTDMYYPYIQQVIPPAEPSVETRYLDAISDGLRIGMQQHSNLVIMGQDIAEYGGAFKITAGFAEEFGKARVRNTPICESAIVGAGLGLSINGYKAVVEMQFADFVTCGFNQIINNLAKTHYRWGEKADVVVRMPTGAGTGAGPFHSQSNEAWFTKTPGLKIVYPAFPYDAKGLLLAAIEDPNPVIYFEHKLLYRSLCGLVPAGHYTLEIGKANWLKKGQQFTIITYGLGVHWSLSYLYDHPELSVNLVDLCSLQPWDKETVATAVKVTGRVIVLHEDTLSSGFGAEIAAWIGEHCFTALDAPVMRCASLDTAIPMSKLLEDQFLAKSRLHETVQKLMAY, encoded by the coding sequence ATGCATTTCGACCGGAAAGAAAAAGACGATGAAACGTTGTTATCGCTTTATAAGCGTCTGCTTTATCCCAGAATGGTCGAAGAAAAAATGCTGATCCTGCTCAGGCAGGGACAAATAGGTAAATGGTTTTCTGGTATAGGCCAGGAAGCCATTGCAGTGGGGGCTGCCTTAGCCATGAATGCGGAAGAATACATTTTGCCGATGCACAGGAACTTGGGTGTGTTTACTTCCAGGGATATCCCGCTGCGTAATTTAATGGCGCAATGGCAGGGAAAAATGACTGGTTTCACCAAAGGGAGAGACCGGTCTTTTCATTTTGGCACCCAGGAATTTAAAATTATAGGGATGATTTCTCACCTTGGGCCTCAACTGGCGCTGGCTGATGGAATTGCCCTGGCCGACCTGATAGCGGAAAAAAAACAGGCTACCCTTGTCTTTACAGGAGAAGGTGCAACTAGTGAGGGTGATTTCCATGAAGCAGTTAATGTGGCTTCAGTCTGGAATTTACCTGTCATCTTTCTGGTCGAAAACAATGGTTACGGCCTTTCTACACCAATTAACGAACAATTCAATTGTAATGATTTAGTAGATAAAGCTATTGGTTATGGAATTGAAGGTATTCAGATTGACGGAAACAACGTTTTAGAGGTCTTTGATACGATTACTGAGATTACCAAAAACATCCGTGCCAATCCAAGACCGGTTTTACTGGAATGTCTCACTTTCAGGATGAGAGGTCATGAAGAGGCTTCAGGTACAAAATATGTTCCTCCCCACTTGTTTGAGCAGTGGGCTGAAAAAGATCCGGTTAAGAATTTCGAGCGCTATCTGTTTGAACAGGGTATTCTGACTGATAAGCTTTTACAAGAGATTAAAACAGGTTTTAAAACTGAACTGGACCAGGAAGTTGAGCAGGCTTTTAAAGATGCTGATCCCGAGCCTTCTGCAGTAACAGAACTCACGGATATGTATTATCCTTATATACAACAAGTAATCCCGCCTGCTGAACCTTCTGTAGAAACCCGTTATCTGGATGCAATCAGTGATGGTTTGAGAATTGGTATGCAACAGCATTCTAACCTGGTGATTATGGGGCAGGATATTGCTGAATATGGAGGTGCATTTAAAATCACAGCAGGTTTCGCAGAAGAATTTGGTAAAGCGAGAGTCCGTAATACCCCTATTTGCGAGTCTGCAATAGTCGGTGCCGGGCTTGGCCTGTCCATCAATGGCTATAAAGCGGTCGTAGAGATGCAGTTTGCAGATTTCGTGACCTGTGGATTTAATCAGATCATAAATAACCTGGCGAAAACGCATTACCGCTGGGGAGAAAAAGCGGATGTAGTAGTCAGAATGCCTACAGGCGCAGGAACTGGTGCGGGTCCTTTTCACTCTCAAAGTAACGAGGCGTGGTTTACCAAGACTCCTGGCCTTAAAATAGTTTATCCTGCTTTTCCTTATGATGCGAAGGGTTTGTTGCTCGCAGCAATTGAAGATCCTAATCCTGTTATTTATTTTGAGCATAAACTTCTCTACAGAAGTTTATGTGGATTAGTTCCTGCTGGTCATTATACGCTGGAAATCGGCAAAGCTAACTGGCTTAAAAAGGGGCAGCAATTCACGATCATTACCTATGGTTTAGGCGTTCACTGGTCGCTGTCTTATCTTTATGACCATCCTGAATTATCAGTAAACCTGGTAGATTTATGCAGTCTGCAGCCTTGGGATAAGGAAACAGTTGCAACGGCTGTAAAAGTTACGGGCCGCGTGATTGTCCTCCATGAAGACACCCTCAGCAGTGGTTTTGGCGCCGAGATCGCTGCATGGATCGGGGAGCATTGCTTTACGGCTTTAGATGCACCTGTAATGCGCTGCGCGAGTCTGGACACTGCTATTCCAATGAGTAAGCTGCTTGAAGATCAGTTCCTGGCTAAAAGCCGCCTGCATGAAACTGTTCAGAAATTGATGGCTTACTAA
- a CDS encoding LutB/LldF family L-lactate oxidation iron-sulfur protein, with protein sequence MTKIAEEFLVKADEKAFDVDHRNTINHNIGKYNDAVARGLTKFENLENSKKKAHVIKWRVMENLDKFLPEFETNFQRRGGKVIWANDAEEAQKEILNIINKSGGKSVIKSKSMTTEEIHLNDFLEKNGISSLESDLGEFIVQLLGQAPYHIVTPAMHLTKEDIAKLFHEKFGTPIDYTPEQLTQKARELLREKYLSADIGITGGNFLIADTGSIALTENEGNARLSTTFPKIHIAIVGIEKIIPSMADLDLFWPLLSSHGTGQNLTVYNSILSGPRQPNETDGPEEMYVILLDNGRTNLLAQKDQRQGLYCIRCGACLNACPVYKNIGGHTYNTTYSGPIGSIITPHLQGMKEFKHLSYASSLCGKCSEVCPVKIDIHKMLLLNRRDAVEQHQNTKTEDIGWKIWNTGMSKRSKMDLFGGKIKNFLMKLIFKKMWGKYRAMPEVAPKSFAKQWEEKSKNKPQT encoded by the coding sequence ATGACGAAGATTGCTGAAGAGTTTTTGGTGAAGGCAGATGAGAAGGCATTTGATGTAGATCATCGTAACACAATCAACCACAACATAGGAAAGTACAATGATGCGGTTGCAAGGGGTTTAACGAAGTTTGAGAATTTAGAAAACTCAAAAAAGAAGGCGCATGTCATCAAGTGGAGAGTAATGGAAAACCTGGACAAGTTCTTACCGGAATTTGAAACCAATTTCCAACGCCGTGGTGGAAAAGTAATCTGGGCCAATGATGCAGAAGAAGCACAAAAAGAAATATTAAATATAATTAATAAAAGTGGTGGCAAATCGGTTATTAAATCGAAATCCATGACTACTGAAGAAATTCACCTGAATGACTTTCTGGAAAAGAATGGGATATCATCTTTAGAGAGTGATCTGGGTGAATTTATTGTACAGTTGTTAGGACAGGCACCTTATCATATTGTAACACCTGCAATGCACCTGACCAAGGAGGATATTGCGAAGCTATTCCATGAAAAATTCGGTACTCCGATAGATTATACGCCAGAACAGCTTACACAAAAAGCAAGGGAGCTCTTAAGAGAGAAATACCTGAGTGCTGATATCGGGATTACTGGTGGAAATTTTCTGATTGCAGATACAGGGAGCATTGCGCTAACTGAAAATGAAGGAAATGCACGTTTAAGTACCACCTTTCCTAAAATACACATTGCTATTGTCGGGATTGAGAAAATCATTCCTTCTATGGCTGATCTTGATCTTTTCTGGCCTTTGTTGTCCAGCCATGGAACAGGTCAGAATTTAACAGTTTACAATTCAATCCTGAGCGGGCCAAGACAGCCAAATGAAACTGATGGCCCGGAAGAAATGTATGTGATTTTACTGGACAACGGACGCACGAATCTGCTGGCGCAAAAAGATCAGCGTCAGGGGTTATATTGTATCCGTTGCGGCGCTTGTCTGAATGCCTGCCCTGTTTATAAGAATATTGGCGGTCATACTTACAATACCACTTATAGTGGCCCTATTGGCTCTATTATAACACCTCATTTACAGGGGATGAAGGAATTCAAGCACCTGAGTTATGCGTCAAGTCTTTGTGGTAAATGCTCTGAAGTTTGCCCGGTAAAGATTGACATCCATAAAATGTTGCTGCTGAACAGAAGAGATGCGGTAGAACAGCATCAAAATACCAAAACAGAAGATATTGGCTGGAAGATCTGGAATACAGGGATGTCCAAAAGATCAAAAATGGACTTGTTCGGTGGAAAAATCAAGAACTTTTTGATGAAGCTGATCTTCAAAAAAATGTGGGGCAAGTACCGTGCTATGCCAGAGGTCGCACCAAAATCTTTCGCCAAACAGTGGGAAGAAAAATCCAAAAATAAACCGCAAACCTAA
- a CDS encoding M28 family peptidase, translated as MNKHFLSTSIALLLCLGACAQNQTPAQNQTAVKFSASINKANAYKHLSVLASDEYEGRETGKKGAWMAADYIKNYFKSIGLKGPVQGDYFQPIGMVTYQLNQPVFTIGGQAKVYNRDFVVPASNVSLEGFTFNTKEVIFAGYGLDTEGYNDYKNIDVAGKVIVIFASGNPSQQSEAAPADRAARRKAMTAKREKIQYLANHKALAVIQIDPSLDSLNEETKLMNAGSGQLTLKSEENTARMAKMKTFPTININTATANELLKAAGTTVEALQQKISSTGQPASQVIKIALSGSAKKEEVKVRAENVLGFLEGSDPVLKKEILVITGHYDHIGLTTSGTDKVNNGADDDGSGTTGVLLIADAFTKAKAAGKGSKRSILFMTVVGEEKGLLGSEWYSEHPVFPLEHTITNLNIDMIGRVDKEHEDKPDYIYIIGSDMLSSDLNAAGINANEQYMKMNLDMKYNNRTDPNQFYYRSDHYNFAKHGIPVIFYFNGVHEDYHQPGDEVSKIKFDLLARRAQLVYYTAWNLVNRPARPVVDKNEDGTPKK; from the coding sequence ATGAATAAACACTTTTTAAGTACGAGCATTGCTTTATTGCTTTGCTTGGGTGCATGTGCACAAAATCAAACTCCTGCTCAGAATCAAACGGCAGTAAAGTTTAGCGCAAGTATCAATAAAGCTAACGCTTACAAACATCTTTCTGTACTCGCATCTGATGAATATGAAGGCAGGGAAACTGGTAAAAAAGGTGCCTGGATGGCAGCAGATTATATCAAAAATTATTTCAAAAGTATTGGTTTAAAAGGCCCTGTTCAAGGCGATTATTTTCAACCGATAGGCATGGTTACTTATCAGCTGAACCAACCTGTTTTTACGATTGGTGGTCAGGCTAAAGTATATAACCGGGATTTTGTTGTTCCTGCTTCGAATGTCTCTCTTGAAGGTTTTACTTTCAATACGAAAGAAGTCATCTTTGCTGGTTACGGCTTGGATACAGAGGGTTACAATGACTATAAGAACATTGATGTTGCAGGTAAAGTGATTGTGATCTTTGCTTCTGGCAACCCATCACAGCAGTCAGAAGCTGCTCCGGCCGACCGCGCTGCAAGAAGAAAAGCAATGACTGCGAAAAGAGAAAAAATTCAGTACCTGGCTAATCACAAAGCATTGGCTGTAATTCAGATAGATCCTTCACTGGATAGTTTGAATGAAGAAACAAAATTGATGAATGCAGGTTCAGGACAGCTTACTTTGAAAAGTGAAGAGAATACCGCAAGGATGGCAAAGATGAAAACTTTTCCTACCATTAACATCAATACAGCTACTGCAAACGAATTGTTAAAAGCAGCAGGTACAACTGTAGAAGCTTTACAACAAAAGATCAGTTCAACTGGCCAGCCAGCTTCACAGGTAATTAAAATTGCTTTGTCGGGTAGTGCTAAAAAGGAAGAAGTAAAGGTCAGAGCCGAAAATGTACTGGGTTTTCTGGAAGGATCTGACCCTGTTTTAAAGAAAGAAATCCTGGTGATCACTGGTCACTATGATCATATTGGTTTAACAACTTCGGGTACTGATAAAGTAAACAATGGAGCTGACGATGATGGTTCTGGAACTACGGGCGTATTGCTGATTGCTGATGCTTTTACCAAAGCTAAAGCTGCTGGTAAAGGGTCTAAAAGAAGTATCCTGTTTATGACTGTAGTTGGAGAAGAAAAAGGACTATTAGGTTCTGAATGGTATTCTGAACATCCTGTATTTCCATTGGAGCATACAATTACCAACTTAAATATTGATATGATCGGGCGTGTGGATAAAGAACACGAAGACAAACCTGACTATATTTATATCATTGGTTCTGATATGCTGAGTTCTGATCTGAATGCAGCAGGAATCAATGCGAATGAGCAGTATATGAAAATGAACCTGGACATGAAATATAATAACAGAACTGATCCAAACCAGTTCTATTACCGTTCAGACCACTATAATTTTGCGAAACATGGTATCCCGGTTATCTTTTATTTTAATGGGGTACATGAAGATTACCACCAGCCGGGTGATGAGGTGAGCAAGATCAAATTCGACTTGCTGGCCCGACGTGCTCAGTTAGTCTATTATACGGCCTGGAACCTTGTTAACCGCCCTGCCCGCCCCGTCGTAGATAAAAATGAAGACGGCACACCAAAGAAATAA
- the rpiB gene encoding ribose 5-phosphate isomerase B yields MSTKLKIAIGADHAGFAYKELLRDFLKDFQVQDFGTYSPESADYPDFAHPVASAVENGEFAFGILICGSANGIAITANKHQGIRAAICWENEIASLVRQHNNANIICIPARFVSEDLAKEMVMTFLNKEFEGGRHALRVAKISC; encoded by the coding sequence ATGTCCACAAAACTAAAAATCGCTATTGGTGCTGACCATGCTGGTTTCGCTTACAAGGAGTTATTACGTGATTTTCTGAAGGATTTCCAGGTGCAGGATTTCGGTACTTATAGCCCGGAATCTGCAGATTATCCTGATTTTGCACATCCGGTGGCTTCGGCTGTAGAAAATGGGGAGTTCGCTTTTGGAATCCTGATCTGCGGTAGTGCGAATGGGATTGCGATTACAGCTAACAAGCACCAGGGAATCAGAGCAGCGATTTGCTGGGAAAATGAGATTGCTTCTTTAGTAAGACAGCATAACAATGCGAATATCATTTGTATCCCTGCAAGGTTCGTGTCAGAAGATCTGGCCAAAGAAATGGTCATGACCTTTCTGAATAAGGAATTTGAAGGCGGAAGACATGCTTTGCGCGTAGCTAAAATATCCTGCTAG